A stretch of Lysinibacillus agricola DNA encodes these proteins:
- a CDS encoding response regulator transcription factor gives MKILLIEDDPSIFEMIQTRFAQWSLQVVGPKDFQKVMDDFIEQKPQLVLIDIQLPAYDGFHWCREIRHISKVPILFLSSRDHPMDMVMAMQMGADDFVQKPFHMEVLLAKVQAILRRTYDYVEESMDVTRFNGAVIDYARSEIMYEGKLASLTKNELFILRILVEKADQIVSRDDLMRKLWDDERFVNDNTLSVNVNRLRTKLEDIGLQEVILTKKGLGYMAVTQGT, from the coding sequence ATGAAAATATTGTTGATAGAAGATGATCCATCAATCTTCGAAATGATTCAGACACGTTTTGCACAATGGTCGCTTCAGGTTGTGGGTCCTAAAGATTTTCAAAAAGTGATGGATGATTTTATTGAACAAAAGCCACAGCTTGTATTGATTGACATTCAGCTACCTGCTTATGATGGCTTTCATTGGTGTCGTGAAATTCGTCATATCTCAAAGGTGCCAATTCTCTTTCTATCTTCACGGGACCACCCAATGGATATGGTCATGGCAATGCAAATGGGCGCAGATGATTTTGTACAAAAACCTTTCCATATGGAGGTATTACTTGCAAAGGTACAAGCTATTTTACGTCGGACATATGATTATGTAGAAGAATCAATGGATGTCACACGATTTAATGGTGCAGTTATTGACTATGCACGCAGTGAGATTATGTATGAGGGTAAGCTTGCTTCATTAACTAAAAATGAACTCTTTATTTTACGTATTTTAGTAGAGAAAGCCGATCAAATTGTATCTAGAGATGATTTGATGAGAAAGTTATGGGACGATGAACGCTTTGTCAATGATAATACATTGTCGGTAAATGTTAATCGATTACGTACTAAGCTTGAGGATATAGGTTTACAAGAAGTGATTTTAACTAAAAAGGGACTTGGTTATATGGCTGTAACACAAGGGACGTGA
- a CDS encoding sensor histidine kinase has product MLILFLRERLAWIGFFAFIIVMINVLFSLDAGLEGISIWYMNISVLISFMVFLIWRYVVEVRQLRDFLGNVESQLDDVHSKNLAISPFQTAYLTKIEDVIYDKNTELNQVKVQLQEYSDELLAWVHEVKAPLTSINLMLDHVEDLALRRKLETEWLRLHLLVDQQLHQTRFVSIEKDNYMMDIELRTVVYKEIRAMQAWCIEKGIGFDVDELTENVTTDSKWLAFIVRQILSNAIKYSPANSEVLIFTEVDVTGATLLHIKDAGIGIRREDLPRIFQKSYTGTAGRESAQSTGMGLYLAHNVAQKIGIRITVQSSVGEGSIFTLRFPLQNEYVKLTGR; this is encoded by the coding sequence ATGCTCATTTTATTTTTAAGAGAACGCCTCGCATGGATAGGCTTTTTTGCTTTTATCATCGTGATGATCAATGTTTTATTTTCTTTAGACGCTGGATTAGAGGGAATATCTATTTGGTATATGAATATTAGCGTGTTGATTAGTTTTATGGTCTTTCTTATTTGGCGATATGTAGTTGAAGTAAGGCAGCTAAGAGATTTCCTGGGAAATGTAGAAAGCCAACTTGATGATGTACATAGCAAAAATTTGGCTATATCACCTTTTCAAACGGCATACCTTACGAAAATTGAAGATGTTATTTATGATAAGAATACAGAATTAAATCAAGTAAAGGTACAGCTACAGGAGTATTCAGATGAGCTCCTAGCATGGGTTCATGAAGTAAAGGCACCTTTAACATCAATTAACTTGATGCTGGATCATGTAGAGGATTTAGCTCTACGTCGTAAATTAGAGACTGAGTGGCTTAGACTGCATTTATTGGTTGATCAGCAGCTACATCAAACGCGTTTTGTGTCTATTGAAAAAGATAATTATATGATGGATATTGAGCTAAGAACCGTTGTCTATAAAGAAATAAGAGCTATGCAGGCATGGTGTATTGAAAAAGGCATTGGTTTTGATGTTGATGAGTTAACTGAGAATGTGACGACGGATAGTAAATGGTTAGCCTTTATCGTTCGACAAATTCTATCCAATGCGATTAAATATAGTCCTGCAAATTCAGAAGTATTAATATTTACGGAAGTAGATGTAACTGGAGCGACACTACTACATATAAAAGATGCAGGCATTGGTATTCGTAGAGAGGATCTACCTCGAATTTTTCAGAAGTCGTATACTGGGACAGCCGGAAGAGAATCTGCACAATCAACAGGTATGGGTCTATACTTAGCACATAATGTGGCGCAGAAAATTGGCATCCGTATTACTGTCCAATCAAGTGTTGGCGAAGGCTCAATATTTACATTACGTTTTCCATTACAAAATGAATATGTCAAACTAACAGGTAGATGA
- the tuf gene encoding elongation factor Tu, with product MAKEKFDRSKTHANIGTIGHVDHGKTTLTAAIATVLSKQMGGEAKSYADIDNAPEEKERGITINTSHVEYETDTRHYAHVDCPGHADYVKNMITGAAQMDGGILVVSAADGPMPQTREHILLSRQVGVPYLVVFMNKCDMVDDEELLELVEMEIRDLLSEYDFPGDDIPVIKGSALKALEGEAEWEAKIVELMDAVDSYIPTPERQTDKPFMMPVEDVFSITGRGTVATGRVERGQVKVGDVVEIVGIAEEAKSTTVTGVEMFRKLLDYAEAGDNIGALLRGVAREEIQRGQVLAKPGSITPHTNFKAEVYVLSKEEGGRHTPFFSNYRPQFYFRTTDVTGICNLPEGVEMVMPGDNIEMTVELIAPIALEEGTKFSIREGGRTVGAGVVASIQK from the coding sequence ATGGCTAAAGAAAAATTCGACCGTTCAAAAACGCATGCTAACATTGGTACAATCGGACACGTTGACCATGGTAAAACAACTTTAACTGCTGCAATCGCAACAGTTCTTTCTAAACAAATGGGTGGAGAAGCTAAATCATACGCTGATATCGATAACGCTCCAGAAGAAAAAGAACGTGGTATCACAATCAATACTTCTCACGTAGAATACGAAACTGATACTCGTCACTATGCACACGTTGACTGCCCAGGACACGCTGACTATGTTAAAAACATGATCACTGGTGCTGCACAAATGGACGGCGGTATCTTAGTAGTATCTGCTGCTGATGGCCCAATGCCACAAACTCGTGAACACATCCTTTTATCTCGTCAAGTAGGTGTTCCATACTTAGTAGTATTCATGAACAAATGTGATATGGTTGACGACGAAGAATTATTAGAATTAGTAGAAATGGAAATCCGTGACCTACTATCTGAATATGACTTCCCAGGCGACGATATTCCTGTAATCAAAGGTTCTGCTCTTAAAGCTCTTGAAGGCGAAGCAGAATGGGAAGCAAAAATCGTTGAATTAATGGACGCTGTAGACTCTTACATCCCAACTCCAGAACGTCAAACTGACAAACCATTCATGATGCCAGTTGAGGACGTATTCTCAATCACTGGTCGTGGTACAGTTGCAACTGGCCGTGTTGAACGTGGTCAAGTTAAAGTTGGTGACGTAGTTGAAATCGTAGGTATCGCTGAAGAAGCTAAATCTACAACTGTAACTGGCGTTGAAATGTTCCGTAAATTATTAGACTACGCTGAAGCTGGTGACAACATCGGTGCTTTACTTCGTGGTGTAGCTCGTGAAGAAATCCAACGTGGTCAAGTATTAGCTAAACCAGGCTCAATCACTCCACACACTAACTTCAAAGCTGAAGTTTACGTTTTATCAAAAGAAGAGGGTGGCCGTCATACTCCATTCTTCTCTAACTACCGTCCTCAGTTCTACTTCCGTACAACTGACGTAACAGGTATCTGTAACTTACCAGAAGGCGTTGAAATGGTAATGCCTGGCGATAACATCGAAATGACAGTAGAACTTATCGCTCCAATCGCTCTTGAAGAAGGTACTAAATTCTCTATCCGTGAGGGTGGCCGTACTGTAGGCGCTGGCGTAGTTGCTTCTATCCAAAAATAA
- a CDS encoding ABC transporter ATP-binding protein: MAVLIGRKVKKVYGKKSTAQEVLKGIDVEVNKGEFVGIMGPSGSGKTTLLNVLCSIDFATEGVIEINGQNLRGMKEKALANFRREQLGFIFQDYNLLDTLTVKENILLPLAIGKLPMAVAESRVKELTHLLGIAEILNKYPNEISGGQKQRTSAARALITNPSLVFADEPTGALDSKSATALLKNLQSINESKKATIMMVTHDAVAASFCTRVLFLKDGLIYSELYKGDKTRQAFFQEIMHTQSVLGGDGYES; this comes from the coding sequence GTGGCAGTTTTAATTGGTCGTAAAGTAAAAAAAGTATATGGTAAAAAATCAACAGCCCAAGAGGTTTTAAAGGGTATTGATGTAGAAGTGAATAAAGGTGAATTTGTTGGCATCATGGGACCTTCAGGCTCTGGGAAAACAACACTCTTAAACGTTTTGTGTTCGATTGACTTTGCAACAGAAGGTGTTATTGAAATAAATGGTCAAAACTTACGTGGTATGAAGGAGAAGGCGCTGGCTAATTTCCGTCGCGAGCAATTAGGATTTATATTTCAGGACTATAATTTATTGGATACATTGACAGTGAAAGAAAATATTCTATTACCATTAGCCATTGGTAAGCTACCAATGGCTGTTGCAGAGAGTCGTGTAAAGGAGCTTACACATTTATTAGGTATTGCCGAGATTTTAAATAAATACCCTAACGAAATATCAGGTGGTCAAAAGCAACGTACATCGGCGGCTCGGGCACTAATTACAAATCCTTCACTTGTATTTGCCGATGAACCTACAGGTGCACTTGACTCAAAATCAGCCACAGCACTTTTAAAAAATCTACAAAGTATTAATGAATCAAAGAAAGCAACGATTATGATGGTTACGCACGATGCGGTAGCAGCGAGTTTTTGTACACGTGTTTTATTTTTGAAGGACGGACTCATTTATAGTGAGCTATATAAAGGAGATAAAACGAGACAGGCATTTTTTCAAGAAATCATGCATACGCAAAGTGTGCTAGGCGGTGACGGCTATGAGTCTTAG